One Streptomyces sp. L2 genomic window carries:
- a CDS encoding DUF2127 domain-containing protein has product MKIDWDRRTCARKGHVTYAPDDPRLRVRLHAQTALGDVWRCLRCGDFVLGEPHGAGAAANAPLVPRGKVLRDLFILRFLAIERAVRGVFIVLVAVAVWKFSNSQDAVRRLFNEYLDVLRPVFKHFHYDLDHSPVVGSIQKAFGYKHSTLLLVAALLLAYALVELIEAVGLWYAKRWAEYLTVVATAAFLPLEVYELTEHISWLKIATLVLNILAVLYIAVAKRLFGLRGGRRAFDEERQSASLLELEESAGVPVLP; this is encoded by the coding sequence ATGAAGATCGACTGGGACCGGCGGACCTGCGCGCGCAAGGGGCACGTGACCTACGCGCCCGACGACCCGCGCCTGCGGGTACGGCTGCACGCGCAGACCGCGCTCGGCGACGTCTGGCGCTGCCTGCGCTGCGGCGACTTCGTGCTCGGCGAGCCGCACGGCGCCGGCGCGGCCGCGAACGCGCCGCTGGTGCCCCGCGGAAAGGTGCTGCGGGACCTGTTCATCCTGCGCTTCCTCGCGATCGAGCGGGCGGTCCGCGGCGTCTTCATCGTGCTGGTCGCGGTGGCGGTCTGGAAGTTCAGCAACAGCCAGGACGCGGTACGGCGGCTCTTCAACGAGTACCTGGACGTCCTGCGACCCGTCTTCAAGCACTTCCACTACGACCTCGACCACTCCCCGGTCGTCGGCTCCATCCAGAAGGCCTTCGGCTACAAGCACAGCACCCTGCTGCTGGTCGCCGCCCTGCTCCTCGCCTACGCGCTCGTCGAACTGATCGAGGCGGTCGGCCTCTGGTACGCCAAGCGCTGGGCGGAGTACCTGACGGTGGTGGCGACGGCCGCCTTCCTGCCGCTGGAGGTCTACGAACTCACCGAGCACATCAGCTGGCTGAAGATCGCCACTCTGGTCCTCAACATCCTCGCCGTCCTCTACATCGCCGTCGCCAAGCGCCTCTTCGGCCTCCGCGGCGGCCGCCGGGCCTTCGACGAGGAACGCCAGAGCGCGTCGCTGCTGGAGCTGGAGGAGTCGGCGGGGGTGCCCGTCTTGCCTTGA
- a CDS encoding cation:dicarboxylase symporter family transporter, whose amino-acid sequence MTSAAATAPAAPPAKRDRSHLLYIAVIIAVALGIAVGFAAPDFAKELKPLGTGFVNLIKMMIAPIIFCTIVTGVGSIRSAAKVGKLGGLALTYFIGMSFVALAIGLVVGNVLHPGQGMHLTESVKQVGHTQAASGSEGLVDFLLSIIPTSFASAFTGGVVLQTLLIALLVGFAIQSMGKAGEPVLRGVGHIQKLVFRVLTMIMWAAPVGAFGAIAAVVGETGVDALKALGTIMLAFYITCVLFVGVVLGPMLWFVAKVNLFKLLKYLGREYLLILSTSSSDVALPRLIAKMEHLGVSRPVVGITVPTGYSFNLDGTMIYLTMASLFIADAMGQPLHLGEQITLLLFMMVASKGAAGVSGAGLATLAGALQTHRPALVDGVGLIVGIDRFMSEARALTNFSGNAVATVLIGAWTKEIDKARVEEVLSGRLPFDEKTLLDDVHEAAPAAEVPEQREEGEKELAKA is encoded by the coding sequence GTGACCAGCGCAGCAGCTACGGCACCTGCCGCACCCCCCGCCAAGCGGGACCGCTCCCATCTCCTCTACATCGCGGTGATCATCGCGGTCGCCCTCGGTATCGCCGTCGGATTCGCCGCACCCGACTTCGCCAAGGAGCTCAAGCCGCTCGGCACGGGCTTCGTCAACCTGATCAAGATGATGATCGCGCCGATCATCTTCTGCACCATCGTGACCGGTGTCGGGTCGATCCGCAGCGCCGCGAAGGTCGGCAAGCTGGGCGGTCTCGCGCTCACCTACTTCATCGGCATGTCGTTCGTGGCGCTGGCCATCGGCCTGGTCGTCGGCAACGTCCTGCACCCGGGCCAGGGCATGCACCTGACCGAGTCGGTGAAGCAGGTCGGCCACACCCAGGCGGCCTCCGGCAGCGAGGGCCTGGTCGACTTCCTGCTGAGCATCATCCCCACCAGCTTCGCCTCTGCCTTCACCGGCGGGGTGGTCCTCCAGACCCTGCTGATCGCCCTGCTGGTCGGCTTCGCGATCCAGTCGATGGGCAAGGCGGGCGAGCCGGTCCTGCGCGGGGTCGGGCACATCCAGAAGCTGGTCTTCCGCGTCCTGACCATGATCATGTGGGCGGCCCCGGTCGGCGCGTTCGGCGCCATCGCGGCGGTCGTCGGCGAGACCGGCGTCGACGCCCTGAAGGCCCTCGGCACGATCATGCTGGCCTTCTACATCACCTGTGTGCTCTTCGTCGGCGTGGTGCTCGGCCCGATGCTGTGGTTCGTCGCCAAGGTCAACCTGTTCAAGCTGCTGAAGTACCTGGGCCGCGAGTACCTGCTCATCCTGTCCACCTCGTCCTCCGACGTGGCGCTGCCCCGCTTGATCGCCAAGATGGAGCACCTGGGCGTCAGCCGTCCCGTCGTCGGCATCACCGTGCCGACCGGCTACTCCTTCAACCTCGACGGCACCATGATCTACCTGACCATGGCGTCCCTGTTCATCGCCGACGCCATGGGCCAGCCCCTGCACCTGGGCGAGCAGATCACCCTGCTGCTGTTCATGATGGTCGCCTCCAAGGGCGCGGCGGGCGTCTCCGGCGCCGGCCTGGCCACCCTCGCCGGCGCCCTCCAGACACACCGGCCGGCCCTGGTGGACGGCGTCGGCCTCATCGTCGGCATCGACCGCTTCATGAGCGAGGCCCGCGCCCTGACCAACTTCTCGGGCAACGCGGTGGCCACCGTCCTGATCGGCGCGTGGACCAAGGAGATCGACAAGGCCCGCGTGGAGGAGGTCCTGTCCGGCCGGCTGCCGTTCGACGAGAAGACGCTGCTGGACGACGTCCACGAAGCGGCTCCCGCCGCTGAAGTGCCGGAACAGAGGGAAGAGGGGGAGAAGGAGTTGGCCAAGGCCTAG
- a CDS encoding sensor histidine kinase has protein sequence MRLSVLPRPRSLAGQLFAMQAVLLALVVAGYALFTFVSDRGQAEGAARRQATAVARSIADSPSVRSAIHTPDPSADLQPYALKVQKDTGVDFVTIMTPGGIRWTHPKPGEIGRHFIGTIAPAQHGETFTETYTGTLGPSVRAVTPIAENGHVIGLVSAGIKVEAISNRIQEEVTALFGVAGGILVLGAIATYVINARLRRHTHNMNADELSRMHDYHQAALHAVREGLLMLDAQYRVALINDGGRELLGVAQDADVVGGSLTGLGLPAPLTGALLASEPRVDEVHLAADRVLVVNTSPVSGGERRGTVVTLRDVTELQSLMGELDSERGFTLALRSQAHEAANRLHTVVSLIELGRAEEAVDFATAELELAQALTDQVVAAVGEPVLAALLLGKTAQANERGVELVVSPDSRLDDGLLPPDLTARDLVTILGNLIDNAVDAAQGSVRARVTVTAYTEAAELVLRVSDTGTGVDPAHADLVFQRGFSTKPAGPGGRGLGLALVRQAVGRHEGTLTVAEAEEGGAVFEARLPLHTMVGPTQAPGGRGMSQDGHTVAGPAPVPGGHA, from the coding sequence ATGCGCCTCTCCGTCCTCCCGAGACCTCGCAGCCTGGCGGGCCAGCTGTTCGCCATGCAGGCCGTGCTGCTCGCGCTGGTCGTGGCCGGATACGCGCTGTTCACGTTCGTCAGCGACCGGGGGCAGGCCGAGGGCGCGGCCCGCCGCCAGGCCACGGCGGTGGCCCGCTCGATCGCCGACTCCCCCTCGGTCCGCTCCGCGATCCACACCCCGGACCCCTCGGCGGACCTCCAGCCGTACGCGCTGAAGGTGCAGAAGGACACCGGGGTGGACTTCGTGACGATCATGACGCCGGGGGGCATCCGCTGGACCCACCCCAAGCCCGGCGAGATCGGCCGGCACTTCATCGGCACCATCGCGCCCGCCCAGCACGGCGAGACCTTCACCGAGACCTACACCGGCACGCTCGGCCCGTCCGTCCGCGCGGTCACCCCGATCGCGGAGAACGGGCACGTCATCGGCCTGGTCAGCGCCGGCATCAAGGTGGAGGCGATCAGCAACCGGATCCAGGAGGAGGTCACCGCGCTGTTCGGAGTCGCGGGCGGCATCCTGGTGCTCGGCGCGATCGCCACCTACGTCATCAACGCACGGCTGCGCCGGCACACCCACAACATGAACGCCGACGAGCTGAGCCGGATGCACGACTACCACCAGGCCGCGCTGCACGCCGTGCGCGAGGGGCTGCTGATGCTGGACGCGCAGTACAGGGTGGCGCTGATCAACGACGGCGGGCGGGAGCTGCTGGGCGTGGCCCAGGACGCGGACGTCGTCGGCGGCTCGCTGACCGGGCTGGGCCTGCCCGCCCCGCTGACCGGGGCGCTGCTGGCGTCCGAGCCGCGCGTGGACGAGGTGCATCTGGCGGCCGACCGCGTGCTGGTGGTGAACACCTCGCCGGTGTCGGGCGGGGAGCGCCGCGGCACGGTCGTCACCCTGCGGGACGTGACCGAACTCCAGTCACTGATGGGCGAGTTGGACTCGGAGCGGGGCTTCACGCTGGCGCTGCGCTCACAGGCGCACGAGGCGGCGAACCGGCTGCACACGGTGGTCTCGCTGATCGAGCTGGGGCGGGCCGAGGAAGCGGTGGACTTCGCGACGGCCGAGCTGGAGCTGGCGCAGGCGCTCACCGACCAGGTGGTGGCGGCGGTCGGCGAGCCGGTGCTGGCCGCGCTGCTGCTGGGCAAGACCGCGCAGGCCAACGAGCGGGGCGTGGAACTGGTCGTGTCACCGGACAGCCGGCTCGACGACGGGCTGCTGCCGCCCGACCTGACCGCGCGGGACCTGGTGACGATCCTCGGCAACCTCATCGACAACGCGGTGGACGCGGCGCAGGGCAGTGTGCGGGCCCGGGTGACGGTGACGGCGTACACGGAGGCCGCCGAACTCGTCCTGCGGGTGTCCGACACGGGGACGGGTGTCGACCCGGCCCACGCCGACCTGGTATTCCAACGGGGGTTCTCGACGAAGCCGGCCGGTCCCGGCGGGCGGGGCCTGGGGCTGGCCCTGGTCCGCCAGGCGGTGGGCCGGCACGAGGGCACGCTGACGGTCGCGGAGGCCGAGGAGGGTGGCGCGGTGTTCGAGGCACGTTTGCCGTTGCACACGATGGTGGGGCCGACGCAGGCGCCGGGGGGGCGAGGCATGAGCCAGGACGGGCACACGGTCGCGGGGCCGGCCCCGGTGCCGGGAGGCCACGCGTGA
- a CDS encoding response regulator — MSGDRPIRVLVVEDDPVAADAHVMYVGRVPGFVAVGKVHSGAEARRFLDRTPVDLLLLDLHLPDVHGLQLARSLRGAGHHADVIAVTSARDLAVVREGVSLGVVQYVLKPFTFATLRDRLVRYAEFHAAVGEASGQDEVDRALAVLRAPTPAALPKGLSGPTLERVTGALRDAPEGFTAAGVAEAVGISRITARRYLEHLVEAGRAERRPVYGQVGRPELVYRWVRGVPPGR; from the coding sequence GTGAGCGGGGACCGCCCGATCCGGGTCCTCGTGGTCGAGGACGACCCGGTGGCCGCCGACGCGCACGTGATGTACGTCGGCCGGGTGCCGGGGTTCGTCGCCGTGGGAAAGGTGCACTCGGGAGCGGAGGCGCGCAGGTTCCTGGACCGGACGCCCGTCGACCTGCTGCTGCTCGACCTGCACCTGCCGGACGTGCACGGGCTGCAGTTGGCGCGGTCGCTGCGCGGGGCCGGGCATCACGCCGACGTCATAGCGGTCACCTCGGCGCGGGACCTCGCGGTGGTCCGGGAGGGGGTGTCGCTCGGCGTCGTCCAGTACGTCCTGAAGCCGTTCACGTTCGCGACGCTCCGGGACCGGCTTGTCCGGTACGCCGAGTTCCACGCGGCGGTGGGCGAGGCGAGCGGGCAGGACGAGGTCGACCGGGCCCTCGCGGTCCTGCGCGCCCCGACCCCGGCGGCCCTCCCGAAGGGCCTCAGCGGACCCACCCTGGAACGCGTGACCGGCGCCCTGCGCGACGCCCCGGAAGGCTTCACGGCGGCCGGCGTCGCGGAAGCGGTCGGCATCTCCCGCATCACCGCCCGCCGCTACCTGGAACACCTGGTGGAAGCGGGCCGCGCCGAACGCAGACCGGTGTACGGCCAGGTGGGCCGCCCCGAACTGGTGTACCGGTGGGTGCGGGGGGTGCCGCCGGGACGGTGA
- a CDS encoding 5'-methylthioadenosine/S-adenosylhomocysteine nucleosidase, whose protein sequence is MSVPDTQPTVLVLTALALEYAAVRAHVEEREERTHPGDGTIVELGRLPGTPWRIAAAELGEGARNSAALTASLIGWLRPRAVLFVGVAGSLKDDIDLGDVVVGTKVYAIHGGKQTPEGLLVRPEAWSGSNALVQAARSAVRDMPDVRAHFKPIATGDVVLADDASGITRHIRRHYQDAAAIEMEGSGAAHAAHLGGVEALVVRGVSDHADAGKSADDGRGSQQRAAERAAAVACALLRKYRPRGGDPEHPAGSGEGGAREDRLGDHIDFRGGTFYGPVTGKRTGDG, encoded by the coding sequence ATGAGTGTGCCGGATACGCAGCCCACTGTTCTGGTCCTGACCGCACTCGCGCTGGAGTACGCGGCGGTGCGCGCCCACGTCGAGGAGCGGGAGGAACGCACGCACCCCGGCGACGGGACGATCGTCGAGCTGGGCCGGCTGCCCGGCACGCCCTGGCGGATCGCGGCCGCCGAACTGGGCGAGGGCGCCCGGAACTCGGCCGCGCTGACCGCCTCGCTGATCGGCTGGCTGCGCCCGCGGGCCGTGCTGTTCGTGGGGGTGGCCGGGAGCCTCAAGGACGACATCGATCTCGGGGACGTCGTCGTGGGCACCAAGGTGTACGCCATCCACGGCGGCAAGCAGACCCCGGAGGGGCTGCTGGTGCGCCCCGAGGCCTGGTCGGGCTCCAACGCGCTGGTGCAAGCGGCTCGTTCGGCCGTGCGGGACATGCCGGACGTGCGGGCCCACTTCAAGCCGATCGCCACCGGGGACGTCGTCCTCGCCGATGACGCCTCCGGGATCACGCGGCACATCCGCCGGCACTACCAGGACGCGGCCGCCATCGAGATGGAGGGCTCGGGCGCGGCCCACGCGGCCCACCTCGGCGGCGTCGAGGCCCTCGTCGTCCGGGGCGTCAGCGACCACGCGGACGCCGGGAAGAGCGCGGACGACGGCCGGGGCTCGCAGCAGCGGGCGGCCGAGCGGGCCGCCGCGGTGGCGTGCGCGCTCCTGCGCAAGTACCGGCCGCGCGGCGGGGACCCGGAGCACCCGGCCGGTTCCGGGGAGGGCGGCGCGCGGGAGGACCGCCTGGGTGACCACATCGACTTCCGGGGCGGCACGTTCTACGGCCCGGTCACCGGGAAACGCACCGGCGACGGCTGA
- a CDS encoding helix-turn-helix transcriptional regulator: MCRVRQPSTQPQPSTPPFNAPAARRLRAALGMGPEHVAYGMRVSYGLPYVTPDLVVAWERGVTAPTSPELTALAGVLWCSPGELIGRPRTLREHRIARALAPEDVARAVGVDLRGYLRMEESGDWRGTDRQAASLADILDLSPPDFVVVTGREDRLADLLRSAVSTRWQAYVRPVAKIAPVEREPLERVLQELYDDYQGQMVASLSWGGNVAARASSDAGRDFLDRIVDAFWDRIEAEG, from the coding sequence TTGTGCCGAGTGCGTCAACCCTCGACTCAACCCCAACCCTCCACGCCCCCGTTCAACGCCCCGGCCGCCCGCCGGCTGCGCGCCGCGCTCGGCATGGGCCCCGAGCACGTCGCGTACGGCATGCGCGTGTCGTACGGACTGCCGTACGTCACCCCCGACCTCGTGGTCGCCTGGGAGCGCGGTGTCACCGCGCCCACGAGCCCGGAACTGACCGCCCTCGCGGGCGTGTTGTGGTGCTCGCCGGGCGAGTTGATCGGCCGGCCCCGGACCCTGCGGGAGCACCGGATCGCGCGGGCGCTCGCTCCCGAGGACGTGGCCCGTGCCGTCGGCGTCGACCTGCGCGGGTATCTGCGCATGGAGGAGAGCGGCGACTGGCGCGGCACCGACCGGCAGGCCGCCTCGCTCGCCGACATCCTGGACCTGTCGCCGCCCGACTTCGTCGTCGTGACCGGCCGCGAGGACCGGCTCGCCGACCTGCTGCGCAGCGCTGTCTCCACCCGCTGGCAGGCCTACGTCCGGCCGGTCGCGAAGATCGCCCCGGTGGAGCGGGAGCCGCTGGAGCGGGTCCTCCAGGAGCTCTACGACGACTACCAGGGGCAGATGGTGGCCAGCCTCAGCTGGGGCGGAAACGTCGCGGCCCGCGCGTCGAGCGACGCCGGCCGCGACTTCCTGGACCGGATCGTGGACGCCTTCTGGGACAGGATCGAGGCCGAGGGCTGA
- a CDS encoding ATP-dependent 6-phosphofructokinase, with product MRIGVLTAGGDCPGLNAVIRSVVHRAVAQYGDEVIGFEDGYRGLLDRHYRTLDLDAVSGILARGGTILGSSRLQRDRLREACEGAADMVEEFGIDALIPIGGEGTLTAARMLSDAGLPVVGVPKTIDNDISSTDRTFGFDTAVGVATEAMDRLKTTAESHQRVMVVEVMGRHAGWIALESGMAAGAHGICLPERPFDPAHLVKMVEERFARGKKFAVICVAEGAHPADGSMDYGKGEIDQYGHERFQGIGTALAYELERRLGKEAKPVILGHVQRGGVPTAYDRVLATRFGWHAIEAAHRGDFGKMTALRGTDIVMVPLAEAVTELKTVPKDRMDEAESVF from the coding sequence ATGCGCATCGGAGTGCTCACCGCAGGCGGCGACTGCCCCGGCCTGAACGCCGTGATCCGGTCGGTCGTGCACCGCGCGGTCGCACAGTACGGCGACGAGGTCATCGGCTTCGAGGACGGCTACCGGGGTCTGCTCGACCGCCACTACCGCACCCTCGACCTGGACGCCGTCAGCGGCATCCTGGCCCGCGGCGGCACCATCCTCGGCTCCTCCCGGCTGCAGCGCGACCGGCTGCGCGAGGCCTGCGAGGGCGCGGCCGACATGGTCGAGGAGTTCGGCATCGACGCGCTGATCCCGATCGGCGGCGAGGGCACGCTCACCGCCGCCCGCATGCTGTCCGACGCGGGCCTTCCCGTGGTCGGCGTCCCCAAGACGATCGACAACGACATCTCCTCCACCGACCGCACCTTCGGCTTCGACACCGCCGTCGGCGTGGCCACGGAGGCCATGGACCGCCTGAAGACCACGGCCGAGTCCCACCAGCGCGTCATGGTCGTCGAGGTCATGGGCCGGCACGCCGGCTGGATCGCCCTGGAGTCCGGCATGGCCGCCGGCGCCCACGGCATCTGCCTGCCCGAACGCCCCTTCGACCCGGCCCATCTGGTCAAGATGGTCGAGGAACGCTTCGCGCGCGGCAAGAAGTTCGCGGTCATCTGCGTCGCCGAGGGTGCCCACCCCGCCGACGGCAGCATGGACTACGGCAAGGGCGAGATCGACCAGTACGGCCACGAGCGCTTCCAGGGCATCGGCACCGCGCTGGCGTACGAGCTGGAGCGGCGCCTCGGCAAGGAGGCCAAGCCGGTCATCCTCGGCCACGTCCAGCGCGGTGGCGTCCCGACGGCGTACGACCGGGTCCTCGCCACCCGCTTCGGCTGGCATGCCATCGAGGCCGCGCACCGGGGCGACTTCGGGAAGATGACCGCGCTGCGCGGCACCGACATCGTGATGGTGCCGCTCGCCGAGGCGGTCACGGAGCTGAAGACGGTCCCCAAGGACCGCATGGACGAGGCCGAGTCGGTCTTCTAG
- the pta gene encoding phosphate acetyltransferase, whose product MTRSVYVTGIDRGDGRQVVDLGVMELLTRQVDRVGVFRPLVHDVPDRLFELLRSRYRLAQDPSTVYGMDYHEASALQAEQGSDELVSTLVDRFHRVARDYDVVLVLGTDFSDTQLPDELSLNARLANEFGASVIAVVGGRKQSAESVLAETRNAYRAYDGLGCDVLATVVNRVAREDRDEIAERLADRLPVPCYVVPDEPALSAPTVAQITHALGAKVLLGDDSGLARDALDFVFGGAMLPNLLAALTPGCLVVTPGDRADLVVGSLAAHSAGTPPIAGVLLTLDEVPRGEILTLAAKLAPGTPVVSVSGTSFPTAEQLFSLEGKLNAATPRKAETALGLFERYADTAELAARVSAPSSDRVTPMMFEHKLLEQARSDKRRVVLPEGSEERVLHAAEVLLRRGVCDLTLLGPVDTIRKKAADLGIDLGDTQLIDPATSELRDSFAEKYAQLRAHKGVTVELAYDVVSDVNYFGTLMVEEGLADGMVSGSVHSTAATIRPAFEIIKTKPESSIVSSVFFMCLADKVLVYGDCAVNPDPDARALADIAVQAAGTAAQFGVEPRIAMLSYSTGTSGTGADVDKVREATELARSRRPDLKIEGPIQYDAAVEPSVAATKLPGSEVAGQASVLIFPDLNTGNNTYKAVQRSAGAIAVGPVLQGLRKPVNDLSRGALVQDIVNTVAITAIQAQSTSSHTSPTPDQKATEQ is encoded by the coding sequence GTGACGCGCAGCGTGTACGTCACCGGAATCGACCGCGGCGACGGCCGCCAGGTCGTCGACCTGGGGGTCATGGAGCTGCTGACCCGGCAGGTCGACCGGGTGGGGGTGTTCCGGCCGCTGGTGCACGACGTACCGGACCGACTCTTCGAGCTGCTGCGGTCCCGCTACCGCCTGGCCCAGGACCCGTCGACGGTCTACGGCATGGACTACCACGAGGCGTCCGCGCTCCAGGCCGAGCAGGGCTCGGACGAACTGGTGTCGACCCTCGTCGACCGCTTCCACCGGGTGGCCCGGGACTACGACGTCGTCCTCGTCCTCGGCACCGACTTCTCCGACACGCAGCTGCCGGACGAGCTGTCGCTCAACGCCCGCCTGGCCAACGAGTTCGGCGCGTCCGTGATCGCGGTGGTCGGCGGCCGCAAGCAGAGCGCCGAGTCGGTGCTCGCGGAGACGCGCAACGCCTACCGGGCGTACGACGGGCTGGGCTGCGACGTGCTGGCCACGGTCGTCAACCGGGTGGCCCGCGAGGACCGGGACGAGATCGCCGAGCGGCTGGCCGACCGGCTGCCCGTGCCCTGCTACGTGGTCCCGGACGAGCCCGCGCTGTCGGCGCCGACGGTCGCCCAGATCACCCACGCCCTCGGCGCGAAGGTGCTGCTCGGCGACGACTCGGGGCTGGCGAGGGACGCGCTGGACTTCGTGTTCGGCGGGGCGATGCTGCCGAACCTGCTGGCCGCCCTGACCCCGGGCTGCCTGGTCGTCACCCCCGGCGACCGGGCCGACCTGGTCGTCGGCTCGCTGGCCGCGCACAGCGCCGGCACCCCGCCGATAGCCGGGGTGCTGCTCACCCTGGACGAGGTGCCGCGCGGGGAGATCCTCACCCTGGCCGCCAAGCTCGCCCCGGGCACCCCGGTGGTCTCGGTGTCCGGGACCAGCTTCCCCACCGCCGAGCAGCTGTTCTCGCTGGAGGGCAAGCTGAACGCGGCGACCCCGCGCAAGGCGGAGACCGCGCTCGGCCTGTTCGAGCGCTACGCCGACACCGCCGAGCTGGCCGCGCGCGTGAGCGCCCCCAGCAGCGACCGGGTCACCCCGATGATGTTCGAGCACAAGCTGCTGGAGCAGGCGCGCTCGGACAAGCGCCGGGTGGTGCTGCCGGAGGGCTCCGAGGAGCGGGTGCTGCACGCGGCCGAGGTGCTACTGCGCCGGGGGGTGTGCGACCTGACGCTGCTCGGGCCGGTGGACACCATCCGCAAGAAGGCCGCCGACCTGGGCATCGACCTCGGCGACACGCAGCTGATCGACCCGGCCACCTCCGAACTGCGGGACTCCTTCGCCGAGAAGTACGCCCAACTGCGCGCCCACAAGGGCGTCACGGTCGAGCTGGCCTACGACGTCGTCTCCGACGTGAACTACTTCGGCACCCTGATGGTCGAGGAGGGCCTGGCCGACGGCATGGTCTCCGGCTCGGTGCACTCCACGGCGGCGACCATCCGGCCGGCCTTCGAGATCATCAAGACAAAACCCGAGTCGTCGATCGTGTCGTCCGTGTTCTTCATGTGCCTGGCCGACAAGGTGCTGGTCTACGGCGACTGCGCGGTCAACCCCGACCCGGACGCCCGGGCGCTCGCGGACATCGCCGTCCAGGCGGCGGGCACCGCCGCGCAGTTCGGGGTGGAGCCGCGGATCGCGATGCTGTCGTACTCCACCGGTACGTCCGGCACCGGCGCGGACGTCGACAAGGTGCGCGAGGCGACCGAGCTGGCGCGCTCGCGCCGGCCCGACCTGAAGATCGAGGGACCGATCCAGTACGACGCGGCCGTGGAGCCGTCGGTCGCCGCGACCAAGCTGCCCGGCTCCGAGGTCGCCGGACAGGCCAGCGTGCTGATCTTCCCCGACCTCAACACCGGCAACAACACGTACAAGGCCGTGCAGCGCTCGGCCGGCGCGATCGCCGTCGGCCCGGTGCTGCAGGGCCTGCGCAAGCCGGTCAACGACCTGTCCCGGGGCGCGCTCGTCCAGGACATCGTGAACACCGTCGCCATCACGGCGATCCAGGCCCAGAGCACCTCTTCGCACACCTCCCCGACCCCGGACCAGAAGGCAACCGAGCAGTGA
- a CDS encoding acetate kinase, with translation MTSATRVLVLNSGSSSVKYQLLDMRDASRLAVGLVERIGEQTSRLKHTCLGTGESREQSGPIADHDAALKAVAGELARDGLGLDSPELAAIGHRVVHGGMFFTEPTVIDQAVLTEIERLIPVAPLHNPANLTGIRTAMALRPDLPQVAVFDTAFHTTMPESAARYAIDPRIADRYRIRRYGFHGTSHAYVARETARLLGKDPADTNVIVLHLGNGASASAVRGGRCVETSMGMTPLEGLVMGTRSGDLDPAVIFHLARVGDMSMDEIDTLLNKRSGLFGLCGDNDMREIRRRIDEGDEEAALAFDIYIHRLKKYIGAYYAVLGRVDAVAFTAGVGENAAPVRQAAVAGLDGLGLAVDGGLNAVRGGEARLISPASARVAVAVVPTDEELEIATQTYELVGNRS, from the coding sequence GTGACCTCCGCGACCCGTGTCCTCGTCCTCAACTCCGGCTCCTCGTCGGTGAAGTACCAGCTGCTGGACATGCGCGACGCGAGCCGGCTCGCGGTCGGTCTGGTGGAGCGCATCGGCGAGCAGACCTCGCGGCTGAAGCACACGTGCCTGGGCACCGGTGAGAGCCGCGAGCAGAGCGGGCCGATCGCCGACCACGACGCCGCGCTGAAGGCCGTCGCCGGGGAACTGGCCCGGGACGGGCTGGGCCTGGACTCGCCGGAACTGGCCGCGATCGGCCACCGGGTGGTGCACGGCGGCATGTTCTTCACCGAGCCCACCGTCATCGACCAGGCCGTGCTCACCGAGATCGAGCGGCTGATCCCCGTCGCCCCGCTGCACAACCCGGCCAACCTCACCGGCATCCGCACGGCCATGGCGCTGCGCCCCGACCTGCCGCAGGTCGCGGTGTTCGACACCGCGTTCCACACGACGATGCCGGAGTCGGCGGCGCGCTACGCGATCGACCCGAGGATCGCCGACCGGTACCGGATCCGCCGCTACGGCTTCCACGGCACCTCGCACGCGTACGTGGCCCGGGAGACCGCGCGGCTGCTGGGCAAGGACCCCGCGGACACGAACGTCATCGTGCTGCACCTGGGCAACGGCGCCTCGGCGTCGGCCGTGCGGGGCGGCCGGTGCGTGGAGACCTCCATGGGGATGACGCCTTTGGAGGGGCTGGTGATGGGTACGCGTTCCGGGGATCTCGACCCGGCCGTCATCTTCCATTTGGCCCGTGTCGGGGATATGTCCATGGACGAGATCGACACTCTTCTCAACAAGAGGAGCGGGCTGTTCGGTCTGTGCGGGGACAATGACATGCGGGAGATCCGGCGCCGGATCGACGAGGGCGACGAAGAAGCCGCGCTGGCCTTCGACATTTACATTCACCGGTTGAAAAAGTACATCGGCGCCTATTACGCGGTGCTCGGCCGGGTGGACGCGGTGGCGTTCACGGCCGGGGTCGGGGAGAACGCGGCGCCGGTGCGCCAGGCGGCGGTCGCGGGCCTGGACGGGCTGGGCCTGGCGGTCGACGGCGGGCTGAACGCCGTGCGCGGCGGGGAGGCGCGGCTGATCTCGCCGGCGTCCGCGCGGGTGGCGGTCGCCGTGGTGCCGACCGACGAGGAACTGGAGATCGCCACGCAGACGTACGAGCTGGTCGGAAACAGGAGTTGA